A stretch of Rhododendron vialii isolate Sample 1 chromosome 4a, ASM3025357v1 DNA encodes these proteins:
- the LOC131321729 gene encoding glucosidase 2 subunit beta: protein MERTSLLHQRLRTNCYYSLSLFFVFAPFSSSLLPIGIHPLDEKYYATEVIKCRDGSKAFTRDRLNDNFCDCSDGTDEPGTSACPTSKFYCKNVGSIPQFLFSSRVNDHICDCCDGSDEFDGSIICYNTCVMGGNVAYNTINYGSTTADLGSVDVKVTGKGVIPEDSTQKLQGLKTLIIIQIILITFLVAFCLCRRRVRSKRRYPR, encoded by the exons ATGGAGAGAACAAGTCTTCTTCATCAGCGTCTCCGGACCAACTGTTactactccctctctctcttcttcgtcttcgcccctttctcttcttctctcctcccaATCGGCATCCACCCCCtag ATGAGAAGTACTATGCTACGGAGGTGATTAAGTGCAGAGACGGATCCAAAGCTTTCACCAGAGACCGTCTCAATGACAATTTCTGCGATTGCTCTGATGGTACCGATGAACCCG gaaCATCAGCCTGTCCAACGAGTAAATTTTACTGTAAGAATGTGGGAAGTATACctcagtttttgttttcttctcggGTGAATGATCATATTTGTG ATTGTTGTGATGGAAGTGACGAGTTTGACGGAAGCATTATTTGTTACAACACTTGTGTCATGGGCGGGAATGTTGCATACAATACAATAAACTATGGATCGACAACTGCTGATCTGGGTTCTGTTGATGTGAAAGTAACTGGAAAGGGAGTGATTCCGGAGGATTCAACTCAGAAACTTCAAG GTTTGAAGACACTCATAATCATACAGATCATCCTCATTACTTTTTTGGTGGCTTTCTGTTTATGCCGTAGACGTGTCAGATCAAAAAGAAGATATCCCCGTTGA
- the LOC131321723 gene encoding uncharacterized protein LOC131321723 → MTTSSSPSLSLPHQDPEFPHSQNPNFQQQTETQSQPQSPQTLTLDFPNPQDQEAQEEDPIIVDHKGEEEPNKSSMSKSGISSSLSPPRLIIPPNTDQEPNPRSLASPTSLSRRPSKKKKGWPKKQKAIEKKVQTLIENLKPIPFKPSKTLNFGKHEKLLKRLGLWDFVHIEFDREVRVDLIAQLIANYESRSSYVNGLRVAVNRADLGRAFKLPVKKEKGGGSVSSEAVDLDSEAVVTEESIGFVEDFVSNWLLLHEDTWILPNEVVNWTKAVKDGHPEKVDWAGLIWFMVEKELNQGNKLKECYYASHLQHLIRSQREELFREENREEVGVEVKDEDDGGDVEMWQESKGEAEVEVKEEDDGGEVKMGQESKVETMVEAKKEEVDGEIKMGEEPAVEARVELKEEEEDSGEVKMEKEPTMELGVDVKEEDGGGKVMMEQQPMVDVGVDVKDDEDGGDVKIGKEPMMEAGVDVKEEVNLGEEPLVESGVNVKEEVEFGEEPMVEAVEEVKEEEDGGGEMKMGGFDDFQGQQLEDNVMGEELNVELTLGKEIAEMEEQDTDVKEGDMMDVEDSEADEQEQGQWLLDGKNSAGDHFLQRCNIDASTCMDGDEERKPEEEEEEEEEEVDDEEEEEAEDDHFSLLSRGNTLEGNMLTGNLLQGMETTQMPFSLTDTHGTSGGSSIFGHGSFGHGSKREIVHEDDISHKRIRSDGPWSHKSSDFEMCMEEMQNWMGKARMVYQEKENAFEVSNTSQQLLLGEIQRRDDLIEHLQKTKREEIQKKDGEIYRLERELYLMGNLLDGYRKAVKETQKAFFEYRQQCQLLEEPVYKDVGPGGLVLSTMELEKRRQKREEEEKMVRMVLEQKVKEFEENVFGNIEEKMEAHFNDVLKLNKRLMDAENEFKLLKELSAKPKVPVTSESAPVETTPTSDVVDM, encoded by the coding sequence ATGACCACCAgctcctccccctctctctctcttccccaccAAGATCCCGAATTCCCACATTCCCAAAACCCAAATTTCCAAcaacaaactgaaactcaatcCCAACCTCAATCccctcaaaccctaaccctagatttCCCAAACCCACAAGACCAAGAAGCTCAAGAAGAAGACCCTATAATCGTTGACCACAAGGGGGAAGAAGAACCAAATAAATCATCTATGTCAAAATCAGgtatttcttcttctctctctcctccgcggCTTATTATTCCACCAAACACGGACCAGGAGCCCAACCCGCGTTCTCTCGCCTCGCCCACGAGCCTATCGCGTCGACCCagcaagaaaaagaagggttGGCCCAAGAAACAGAAAGCCATCGAGAAGAAAgtccaaaccctaatcgagAACCTGAAACCCATTCCTTTTAAGCCCTCGAAAACCCTTAATTTTGGTAAGCACGAGAAGTTGCTGAAGCGATTGGGGTTGTGGGATTTTGTTCATATTGAGTTCGACCGCGAGGTTCGCGTGGATCTCATTGCCCAGTTGATTGCGAATTACGAGTCTAGGTCTAGTTACGTGAATGGGCTTAGGGTTGCGGTGAACCGGGCTGATTTGGGCCGGGCTTTTAAGTTGCCGGTGAAGAAAGAGAAGGGGGGAGGAAGTGTGTCGTCGGAGGCGGTGGATTTGGATTCTGAGGCTGTTGTGACAGAGGAGTCGATAGGGTTTGTTGAAGATTTCGTGTCGAATTGGTTGCTTTTGCATGAGGACACGTGGATATTGCCGAACGAGGTGGTGAATTGGACCAAGGCGGTCAAGGATGGGCATCCGGAGAAAGTGGATTGGGCCGGGTTGATTTGGTTTATGGTTGAGAAGGAGTTGAACCAAGGGAACAAGTTGAAGGAGTGCTATTACGCATCGCATTTGCAGCACTTGATAAGGTCGCAGAGGGAGGAGTTGTTTCGGGAAGAGAATAGGGAGGAGGTAGGGGTGGAAGTGAAGGATGAAGATGATGGTGGTGATGTGGAGATGTGGCAAGAATCGAAGGGGGAGGCAGAGGTGGAAGTGAAAGAGGAAGATGATGGAGGTGAAGTGAAGATGGGGCAAGAATCGAAAGTGGAGACCATGGTGGAAGCAAAGAAGGAAGAGGTTGATGGTGAAATCAAGATGGGGGAAGAACCTGCAGTGGAAGCAAGGGTAGAAttgaaggaggaagaagaggataGTGGTGAAGTGAAGATGGAGAAAGAACCTACGATGGAGCTAGGGGTGGATGTTAAGGAGGAAGATGGTGGTGGTAAAGTGATGATGGAGCAACAGCCTATGGTGGATGTAGGGGTGGATGTGAAAGACGATGAGGATGGTGGTGATGTGAAGATTGGGAAAGAACCTATGATGGAAGCAGGGGTGGATGTTAAGGAGGAAGTGAATTTGGGGGAAGAACCTTTGGTGGAGTCAGGGGTGAATGTTAAGGAGGAAGTGGAGTTTGGGGAAGAACCTATGGTGGAGGCAGTAGAGGAAGTGAAGGAGGAAGAGGATGGTGGTGGTGAGATGAAGATGGGCGGGTTTGATGATTTTCAAGGACAACAGTTAGAGGACAATGTTATGGGGGAGGAACTAAATGTTGAATTAACCTTGGGGAAAGAGATAGCTGAGATGGAAGAGCAAGACACAGATGTTAAGGAAGGGGACATGATGGATGTAGAGGACAGCGAGGCAGATGAACAAGAACAAGGGCAATGGCTTTTGGATGGAAAGAACAGCGCGGGTGACCACTTCTTGCAGCGTTGTAACATAGATGCTAGTACGTGTATGGATGGTGATGAGGAGAGGAAaccagaagaagaggaggaggaggaggaggaggaggtggatgatgaagaagaggaggaagcgGAGGACGACCATTTTAGTCTTTTGTCTCGGGGCAATACTTTAGAGGGCAATATGTTAACAGGCAATCTACTTCAAGGAATGGAGACAACCCAGATGCCTTTTTCTTTGACAGATACACATGGGACTTCGGGTGGTTCATCAATTTTTGGTCATGGCAGTTTTGGTCATGGCAGCAAAAGAGAGATTGTTCATGAGGATGATATCTCGCATAAGAGGATCAGGAGTGATGGGCCTTGGAGTCATAAATCATCCGACTTTGAAATGTGCATGGAAGAAATGCAGAACTGGATGGGAAAAGCTAGGATGGTGTATCAGGAAAAGGAGAACGCTTTTGAAGTATCGAATACGAGCCAGCAACTCTTACTTGGTGAGATCCAGCGTAGGGATGATTTGATTGAGCACTTGCAAAAGACCAAGCGTGAAGAGATACAGAAGAAAGATGGGGAAATATATAGACTTGAACGTGAACTGTATTTAATGGGTAATCTTTTAGATGGTTATAGGAAGGCTGTGAAGGAAACCCAGAAAGCATTCTTTGAGTATAGGCAACAGTGTCAACTTCTGGAAGAACCAGTTTACAAGGATGTGGGTCCTGGGGGCCTGGTACTTAGCACAATGGAATTGGAGAAACGACGAcagaaaagggaagaagaagagaagatggTTCGTATGGTGTTGGAGCAGAAGGTGAAGGAGTTCGAAGAAAACGTCTTTGGCAACATAGAGGAGAAAATGGAGGCACATTTCAATGATGTTCTAAAGCTGAATAAGCGGTTGATGGATGCTGAGAATGAATTCAAACTACTGAAGGAGTTGTCCGCGAAACCCAAGGTTCCGGTAACATCAGAATCTGCACCAGTTGAAACCACTCCAACGTCTGATGTGGTTGATATGTAG
- the LOC131321724 gene encoding putative pentatricopeptide repeat-containing protein At1g77010, mitochondrial codes for MDLDLHSYARRLESLNSHHGKQLHLLFLKVGVIGSFVTFGNRLLQMYTRCGHLSDAQQLFDEMNHRNCFTWNTMIEGYMKSGVKEKALELFGLMPERNCFSWNLVVSGFSKAGELEIARGLFDEMPRRNWVAWNSMIHGYASNGRPRDAVRLFKELGADPDGESRGDSFVLATVIGACTDLAALDCGKQVHARIIVDQVEFDSVLASSLVNLYGKSGDMDSASHVLNVMQDPDEFSVSALISGYANNGRMEDARRIFYMRSDPCVVLWNTLIAGYIANEERNEALILFKTMRRTGIRENFSTFSSVLSACSCLRIPENCKQMHALASKLGTLDDLITGSALVDTYAKCGSPNDACKLFTEFKKHDTILLNSMITLYSKCGRIEDAKQIFESMKTKSLISWNSIIVGLSQNGCPIEALDLFCKMNEMGLRIDKFSLASAISACASIASLELGEQIFCRTTIVGLEFDQVVSPSLIDLYCKCGFVKIGRKLFDQTTKFDEVSWNSMLMGYATNGFGNEAMNLFTDMRYADVVPNDITFTGILSACDHCGLVEEGRKWFYAMKQHYHIDPGIEHYSCMIDLFSRAGLLEEAMNLIEEMPFKADASMWSSVLRGCVTHGNKSIGRKLAERITDMDPENSGAYMQLSSIFATSNDWERSAQIRNLMRDKRIQKNPGCSWAEC; via the coding sequence ATGGATCTTGATTTGCATTCCTATGCTCGTCGACTCGAATCCTTGAATTCCCACCACGGCAAACAACTCCACCTCCTTTTTCTCAAAGTGGGTGTGATCGGTTCTTTCGTTACTTTCGGAAACCGCCTCCTACAGATGTACACAAGATGCGGCCATCTCAGTGATGCACAACAACTGTTCGACGAAATGAATCACAGAAACTGCTTCACTTGGAACACTATGATTGAAGGCTACATGAAGTCAGGTGTCAAGGAGAAGGCATTGGAGTTGTTCGGTTTGATGCCCGAAAGGAATTGTTTTTCGTGGAATTTGGTGGTTTCGGGTTTTTCAAAAGCGGGTGAGTTAGAGATTGCTCGTGGGTTGTTCGATGAGATGCCGAGGAGGAATTGGGTCGCTTGGAATTCGATGATTCATGGATATGCGAGTAATGGTCGTCCTAGAGATGCCGTCAGGTTGTTTAAGGAATTGGGTGCGGATCCTGATGGAGAGTCACGTGGGGATTCGTTTGTGTTGGCAACGGTTATTGGTGCTTGTACTGATTTGGCAGCTCTTGATTGTGGGAAGCAAGTCCATGCTCGAATCATTGTTGACCAAGTGGAATTTGACTCCGTGTTGGCGAGTTCTCTTGTAAATTTGTATGGGAAGTCAGGTGATATGGATAGCGCAAGTCATGTTTTGAATGTGATGCAAGATCCAGATGAATTCTCTGTATCGGCATTGATCTCAGGGTATGCAAATAATGGTAGAATGGAAGATGCTAGAAGAATTTTTTATATGAGAAGTGATCCATGTGTTGTGCTATGGAACACCTTGATAGCAGGCTACATTGCTAATGAGGAAAGAAATGAAGCATTGATTCTTTTCAAGACGATGCGAAGAACTGGAATTCGAGAAAACTTTTCTACTTTCTCCAGCGTCTTGAGCGCATGCAGTTGTTTGCGTATTCCTGAAAACTGCAAGCAAATGCATGCTCTTGCTTCTAAGTTGGGAACCCTTGATGACCTTATCACTGGTAGCGCTCTTGTTGACACATACGCGAAGTGTGGAAGCCCAAACGATGCTTGCAAATTGTTCACAGAGTTCAAAAAGCATGACACTATTTTGCTGAATTCTATGATAACTTTGTACTCGAAATGTGGAAGAATTGAAGATGCCAAACAAATCTTTGAGAGCATGAAAACGAAAAGCTTGATCTCATGGAATTCAATAATAGTGGGACTAAGCCAAAACGGTTGTCCAATCGAAGCCTTAGATCTTTTCTGCAAGATGAACGAGATGGGCTTGAGAATTGACAAATTTAGCCTTGCCAGTGCGATCAGTGCCTGTGCTAGCATTGCTTCGCTTGAACTTGGTGAACAGATTTTTTGTAGAACCACTATCGTTGGCCTTGAATTCGATCAGGTTGTTTCTCCCTCCCTCATCGATCTGTACTGCAagtgtggttttgtaaaaaTTGGACGAAAACTGTTTGACCAAACAACTAAATTCGACGAAGTTTCATGGAACTCTATGTTGATGGGTTATGCTACAAATGGATTTGGAAATGAAGCAATGAATTTGTTCACTGACATGAGGTATGCAGACGTTGTTCCCAATGATATTACTTTTACCGGCATTCTGTCTGCCTGCGACCATTGTGGACTGGTCGAAGAGGGACGGAAATGGTTTTATGCAATGAAACAACACTATCATATAGATCCAGGGATTGAGCACTATTCTTGTATGATAGATCTTTTCTCCAGGGCAGGTTTGCTTGAAGAAGCTATGAACCTTATTGAAGAGATGCCATTCAAGGCCGACGCAAGCATGTGGTCATCAGTTTTGAGAGGGTGTGTAACTCATGGTAATAAAAGTATTGGAAGGAAATTGGCAGAGAGAATTACAGATATGGATCCTGAGAATTCGGGTGCTTACATGCAGCTATCAAGCATATTTGCGACTTCTAATGACTGGGAAAGATCAGCACAAATTAGAAACCTGATGAGGGATAAGAGAATACAGAAAAATCCTGGTTGTAGTTGGGCTGAGTGCTAA
- the LOC131321726 gene encoding sodium/calcium exchanger NCL-like isoform X1: protein MMKHRLFCLAILPLFFLLVIHGGKQILTNLSFLGLATEGVLGNAGEQAYFLLKDWFLSEDCEQTYGFLPCSTMVVGNMLFISAYGYLMFRAAKLLSEGCEILLEILGPGIIGGLVLPILSALPDAIVILASGLSGSKETAQDQVSVGMGLLAGSIVMLLTLLWGSCVVVGKCDLVDANAKDEVDTKGFSLTGSGVSTDIWTTYAARIMVLSVTPFVIVQLPQVLNTTAESRLFILTALILSIAFLISYCLYQVFQPKVQKRRLAFAKYKHVMSGILTYFRTRTLGRILSIDGRPDRDVIKKLFQSLDVNEDGHLSAEELRALIVGIRFDEVDVDKDDIDDAVKSIVKEFDKSDDSLIDEDEFANGISSWIYRAMRSAKYAKDQRPDSESPHLKFLSEFYQQTRKEHDLLGDSSDDDDRGIKNPKWNAFRAVRMLLSGTAAVCVLANPLVDAVNNFSSATKVPTFFVSFVVLPFASCSEGVSALIFIRNKKHKTASLTFSQIYGSVTMSNILSLSVFLGLVYVRELTWSFSSEVLVILIVCILMGTFASFRTTFPLWTCLVAFSLYPLSILLVYVLEYVVVLS, encoded by the exons ATGATGAAACATAGATTGTTTTGTCTAGCCATTCTCCCCCTCTTCTTCCTACTAGTCATCCATGGAGGGAAACAAATCTTAACCAACTTGTCATTTTTGGGTTTGGCAACAGAGGGAGTACTGGGAAATGCAGGGGAACAGGCCTATTTTCTGCTCAAGGATTGGTTCTTGTCTGAGGATTGTGAGCAGACATATGGATTCTTGCCGTGCAGCACGATGGTGGTCGGAAACATGTTGTTCATCTCTGCCTACGGCTACTTGATGTTTCGGGCAGCCAAACTCTTGTCTGAAGGATGTGAGATTTTGTTGGAAATCCTTGGCCCTGGTATTATTGGTGGCCTTGTTTTGCCTATCCTCTCTGCCCTCCCTGATGCTATTGTCATCcttg CATCCGGGTTATCCGGAAGCAAGGAAACTGCTCAAGATCAAGTATCAGTTGGGATGGGGTTACTAGCTGGATCCATAGTGATGCTCCTGACACTGCTGTGGGGATCTTGTGTTGTAGTTGGCAAGTGTGATCTGGTGGATGCCAATGCAAAAGATGAAGTAGATACCAAAGGGTTTAGCTTAACTG GTTCAGGTGTTAGTACTGATATCTGGACAACTTATGCTGCAAGGATAATGGTTCTATCTGTTACTCCTTTTGTAATAGTGCAGCTACCGCAGGTCCTTAACACCACTGCCGAAAGCCGCTTATTCATCCTGACTGCTCTCATTCTCTCGATCGCTTTTCTCATCTCCTATTGTCTCTATCAG GTCTTTCAGCCGAAGGTTCAGAAGAGAAGACTTGCCTTCGCTAAGTATAAGCACGTAATGTCTGGAATTTTAACTTATTTTAGGACACGTACGCTGGGAAGAATCCTCTCGATCGATGGTAGACCGGACAGGGATGTTATAAAAAA GTTATTTCAATCGCTTGACGTTAATGAGGACGGACACCTCTCAGCAGAAGAGCTAAGAGCACTAATAGTTGGAATCCGGTTTGATGAGGTCGATGTGGACAAAGACGACATAGACGATGCAGTAAAATCCATAGTGAAAGAATTTGATAAGTCTGATGACTCCCTTATCGATGAGGACGAGTTTGCGAATGGTATCTCAAGCTGGATTTACAGGGCGATGCGTTCGGCCAAGTATGCAAAGGATCAGCGTCCAGATTCGGAGTCTCCACACCTGAAATTTCTATCTGAATTCTATCAG CAAACGAGGAAAGAACACGATTTGTTGGGTGATAGCAGCGATGACGATGATAGAGGCATCAAAAATCCCAAGTGGAACGCCTTCAGAGCCGTGAGGATGTTGCTCTCGGGAACTGCTGCTGTCTGTGTGTTGGCTAACCCGCTGGTGGACGCTGTCAACAACTTCTCTTCCGCCACAAAAGTTCCAACATTCTTCGTCTCCTTTGTGGTTTTGCCATTTGCTAGCTGCAGCGAGGGGGTCTCGGCTCTAATCTTCATCagaaacaagaaacacaagaCTGCGTCTTTAACGTTTTCTCAG ATTTACGGATCAGTGACGATGAGCAACATACTTTCTCTGTCGGTCTTCCTAGGGCTCGTCTACGTTCGGGAATTGACATGGAGCTTCTCATCAGAAGTTCTGGTTATACTCATAGTGTGCATTCTCATGGGCACCTTCGCTAGTTTTCGCACCACTTTCCCTCTCTGGACATGTCTGGTGGCCTTCTCGCTTTACCCGCTCTCCATACTTCTTGTCTATGTACTAGAATACGTCGTCGTGCTCTCCTAG
- the LOC131321726 gene encoding sodium/calcium exchanger NCL-like isoform X2: MDLQPKSPKTKIAIAFLPSGLSGSKETAQDQVSVGMGLLAGSIVMLLTLLWGSCVVVGKCDLVDANAKDEVDTKGFSLTGSGVSTDIWTTYAARIMVLSVTPFVIVQLPQVLNTTAESRLFILTALILSIAFLISYCLYQVFQPKVQKRRLAFAKYKHVMSGILTYFRTRTLGRILSIDGRPDRDVIKKLFQSLDVNEDGHLSAEELRALIVGIRFDEVDVDKDDIDDAVKSIVKEFDKSDDSLIDEDEFANGISSWIYRAMRSAKYAKDQRPDSESPHLKFLSEFYQQTRKEHDLLGDSSDDDDRGIKNPKWNAFRAVRMLLSGTAAVCVLANPLVDAVNNFSSATKVPTFFVSFVVLPFASCSEGVSALIFIRNKKHKTASLTFSQIYGSVTMSNILSLSVFLGLVYVRELTWSFSSEVLVILIVCILMGTFASFRTTFPLWTCLVAFSLYPLSILLVYVLEYVVVLS; this comes from the exons ATGGATTTGCAACCAAAGAGCCCAAAAACTAAGATTGCAATTGCATTTTTAC CATCCGGGTTATCCGGAAGCAAGGAAACTGCTCAAGATCAAGTATCAGTTGGGATGGGGTTACTAGCTGGATCCATAGTGATGCTCCTGACACTGCTGTGGGGATCTTGTGTTGTAGTTGGCAAGTGTGATCTGGTGGATGCCAATGCAAAAGATGAAGTAGATACCAAAGGGTTTAGCTTAACTG GTTCAGGTGTTAGTACTGATATCTGGACAACTTATGCTGCAAGGATAATGGTTCTATCTGTTACTCCTTTTGTAATAGTGCAGCTACCGCAGGTCCTTAACACCACTGCCGAAAGCCGCTTATTCATCCTGACTGCTCTCATTCTCTCGATCGCTTTTCTCATCTCCTATTGTCTCTATCAG GTCTTTCAGCCGAAGGTTCAGAAGAGAAGACTTGCCTTCGCTAAGTATAAGCACGTAATGTCTGGAATTTTAACTTATTTTAGGACACGTACGCTGGGAAGAATCCTCTCGATCGATGGTAGACCGGACAGGGATGTTATAAAAAA GTTATTTCAATCGCTTGACGTTAATGAGGACGGACACCTCTCAGCAGAAGAGCTAAGAGCACTAATAGTTGGAATCCGGTTTGATGAGGTCGATGTGGACAAAGACGACATAGACGATGCAGTAAAATCCATAGTGAAAGAATTTGATAAGTCTGATGACTCCCTTATCGATGAGGACGAGTTTGCGAATGGTATCTCAAGCTGGATTTACAGGGCGATGCGTTCGGCCAAGTATGCAAAGGATCAGCGTCCAGATTCGGAGTCTCCACACCTGAAATTTCTATCTGAATTCTATCAG CAAACGAGGAAAGAACACGATTTGTTGGGTGATAGCAGCGATGACGATGATAGAGGCATCAAAAATCCCAAGTGGAACGCCTTCAGAGCCGTGAGGATGTTGCTCTCGGGAACTGCTGCTGTCTGTGTGTTGGCTAACCCGCTGGTGGACGCTGTCAACAACTTCTCTTCCGCCACAAAAGTTCCAACATTCTTCGTCTCCTTTGTGGTTTTGCCATTTGCTAGCTGCAGCGAGGGGGTCTCGGCTCTAATCTTCATCagaaacaagaaacacaagaCTGCGTCTTTAACGTTTTCTCAG ATTTACGGATCAGTGACGATGAGCAACATACTTTCTCTGTCGGTCTTCCTAGGGCTCGTCTACGTTCGGGAATTGACATGGAGCTTCTCATCAGAAGTTCTGGTTATACTCATAGTGTGCATTCTCATGGGCACCTTCGCTAGTTTTCGCACCACTTTCCCTCTCTGGACATGTCTGGTGGCCTTCTCGCTTTACCCGCTCTCCATACTTCTTGTCTATGTACTAGAATACGTCGTCGTGCTCTCCTAG
- the LOC131321731 gene encoding PLASMODESMATA CALLOSE-BINDING PROTEIN 5-like, whose protein sequence is MAIPLSPSLILSLIFLTTTHLLHSPSHASPPALNRLRLRTAVTQTASAASNGGAAATVQLWCVAKNNAEDSALQSALDWACGSGKCDCGRIQPGGPCYDSADLLSTASYAFNDYFLKNGLTEDSCNFNGVAALTSLNPSHGSCKFPSSLAVNNGSVAGSTILGLSPDSEDISGGDNVNTGKLCWAFITFHLLYASLQLH, encoded by the exons atggctattcccctctctccctctctcatcctCTCCCTCATCTTCCTCACGACAACACACTTACTCCACTCCCCCTCCCACGCCTCCCCTCCCGCACTCAACCGCCTCCGCCTGCGAACCGCCGTCACACAGACCGCCAGCGCCGCCTCCAACGGCGGAGCGGCGGCGACGGTGCAGCTGTGGTGCGTGGCGAAGAACAACGCCGAGGACTCGGCCCTCCAGAGCGCGCTTGACTGGGCCTGCGGGTCGGGGAAGTGCGATTGCGGGCGCATCCAGCCAGGCGGGCCCTGCTACGACTCGGCCGACTTGCTGAGTACGGCGTCGTATGCCTTCAATGATTACTTTCTCAAGAACGGCTTGACGGAGGACAGCTGTAACTTTAACGGCGTGGCTGCCCTCACCTCTCTCAATCCAA GTCATGGTAGCTGCAAATTCCCATCCAG CCTTGCAGTGAACAATGGAAGCGTTGCAGGGTCGACAATACTAGGATTAAGCCCAGATAGTGAAGATATAAGTGGTGGCGACAACGTTAATACCGGTAAATTGTGCTGGGCCTTTATCACCTTCCATTTGTTGTATGCAAGTTTGCAACTGCATTGA
- the LOC131321727 gene encoding RING-H2 finger protein ATL40-like, translating to MDEDDFPPPKRNQYNLNSKVMLTAVVSLSMVVVIVTVLHLYARFVLRRQARRRATMLQLRLAVAQAQAATEPPTSGLNPAVIASLPIFAFKQTGHSDDTSGGGTTECAVCLSFLEDGEMVRILPNCKHTFHVDCVDKWLTSQSTCPICRTGAEPFHLPFHLPQSCEAVRARALPTAPPVLESGDSELTNAEGTSHGGELETPSSAKIVNSGGSSSSSRLSSFRRMLSRDSRDKSSRRIQSCGQEDVQLDVESSQFR from the coding sequence atGGATGAGGACGATTTCCCACCTCCAAAGAGGAACCAATACAACTTAAACAGCAAAGTCATGCTCACCGCGGTCGTTTCGTTAtccatggtggtggtgattgtgACCGTACTTCATTTATACGCGAGGTTCGTCCTCCGCCGCCAGGCACGGCGTAGAGCCACCATGCTACAGCTCCGGCTGGCGGTTGCCCAGGCCCAGGCCGCCACAGAGCCGCCCACGAGCGGGCTTAACCCGGCCGTCATAGCCTCCCTACCGATATTCGCCTTCAAACAAACGGGACACAGTGATGACACGTCAGGTGGTGGGACGACAGAGTGCGCTGTCTGTTTGAGCTTTTTGGAGGATGGTGAAATGGTTAGAATTTTACCAAATTGCAAGCACACTTTCCACGTGGACTGCGTCGATAAGTGGCTTACTTCCCAATCAACATGCCCTATTTGTCGAACTGGGGCAGAGCCCTTCCACCTGCCCTTCCACCTGCCCCAGTCCTGTGAGGCAGTGCGGGCCAGGGCTTTGCCCACAGCTCCGCCAGTACTGGAAAGCGGGGACTCGGAGTTAACAAATGCGGAAGGGACGTCACATGGCGGGGAACTAGAAACACCATCCTCCGCGAAGATTGTCAATAGTGGCGGCTCAAGTTCGAGCTCGAGGTTGAGTTCTTTTCGGAGGATGCTTAGTAGGGATTCTAGGGATAAATCGTCGCGGCGGATCCAATCTTGTGGCCAAGAGGATGTCCAACTGGATGTCGAGAGCAGCCAATTTAGGTGA